The following nucleotide sequence is from Sulfurospirillum arsenophilum NBRC 109478.
AATGAAGAGTATTATTTAGTAGGGTACACTGCCATTCGACATGATATTACCGATAAAAAAAGAGTTGAAGAACTTTCTATTACCGATCGTTTGACAGGCTTGTATAATCGTCTTAAACTCGATGAACTCTTTGCCTATTACCTGAGTATTGCCAAACGTCATCAGACACCTCTTTCGATTTTACTCCTTGATATTGATAAATTCAAATCGGTTAATGACACGTATGGGCATCAAGTAGGCGATAGTGTATTGCAAGAGATAGCAAAGCTTTTAAAGGCAAATGTCCGCTTGGAAGATGCTGTAGGAAGATGGGGTGGAGAAGAATTTTTGATTCTTCTTCCAAGTAGTAATGTTGAAGAGGCACATTTATTGGCAGAGAAACTTCGTGCTGTCATTGAAGGAGAAGATTTTGCGTATGCAGGGAGTCGTACAGCCAGTTTTGGTGTGGCAACGTATCATTTAAATGATGATGAAACAAGTATGGTTGCACGAGTGGATGAGTCACTTTACCGTGCAAAAGAGAATGGTCGCAACCGTGTTGAAGTAGAGGTATATGCGTGCAATCTACCTTCTTCCTAAACTCTCTCTTAATGTAAACGCAGTAGAATATCTTTTTTACATGTAAGGATTTGAATGCTTTTTTGGAATAATATTTACAGCCAATTTGACCCTGTTGCTTTTAAATTAGGACCTATTGCCGTTCATTGGTATGGGCTTATGTATATGCTTGCCCTTCTTGGAGCGCTTTATGCTGCAAAATGGTTTGTCAAACGTGACAATCTTGGCTTTACGAATCAAATTTTAGAGAGTTATTTTATTTGGATTGAAATTGGTATTGTTTTGGGTGCACGCATTGGTTACATTCTTTTCTACGATCCGCATGTGGATTATTACCTCTCCAATCCGTGGCAGATGTTTAATCCTTTTATGGATGGTACGTTTGTGGGCATTCGTGGTATGAGTTATCATGGTGCAATTATTGGATTTTTTCTTGGTACTTGGTTTTTCTATCTCAAACATAAAATCAATGTTTGGAGACTTCTTGATGTGGTAGCCCTAAGCGTTCCTGTGGGTTACATCTTTGGACGCATAGGTAATTTTCTCAACCAAGAACTTTTCGGCAGACCAACCGATGTGGCATGGGGTATCTATGTTGATGGTGTGCTTCGTCACCCTTCGCAACTCTATGAAGCACTCTTAGAGGGATTGATGGTTTTTGTGGTACTCTATTTTTACCGAAACTTTAAAAAATACGATGGTGAGCTCATCGCACTTTATGGCTTTTTCTACTCTTTGGGACGTTTTATTGCAGAATTTTGGAGAGAACCAGACTTTCAAATCGGTTTTGTGTACGGTGAATGGATGAGTAAAGGTCAAGCGCTTTCTATCCTTATGATAATTGCTTCTTTACTCCTCTATGGCTTCATCATCAAACGGGGTAAACGGGGATAAAAAATCCCTTTTAAATCCCCTTTCGTATATTATAATTTCAACTAATATGTACAAAATAACATAGTTGTGATGTGTTTAAACTTCTTCTAAATGCCTTTAAAATGGACTTTGTTAGAGATTGACATTCATAAGTGTGTTATCTTGCACATTTATGAGTGTTTATAAAACTTCACAAAAAGGATAAAATGTGAGTGACCTACTTGAAGGTTTTCTAGGTACGAGCGTTGAGGGAAAAAAGAGTAGAGTTCCTGCAAAATTGGACTATGTTCAAAGTGCAACAGGACTATTCTTAGGTTTGTTTATGTGGGGACATATGTTCTTTGTATCAACTATTTTGATCAGCAAAGACTTTATGTACACAATAACAAAAATGTTTGAAGGCAGTTTGTTCCTAAGCGAACCACAGCCTATAATCGTTTCTGCAATTGTATTGTTTGTATTTGCAGTCTTTATTGTACATGCAATGCTCGGTATGAGAAAATTGCCTATTACATTTAGACAATATCAAGCATACAAAACACACATGGGCATGATGAAACATGATGATACGACTATGTGGTTTACACAAGCGTTCACAGGTTTTGCAATGTTCTTCCTTGGTTCTGCTCACCTCTTTACAATGGCGGTTCAAGCAGATAAAATTGGACCATTCGGTTCAGCAGATAGAATGTACAGCGAATTTATGTGGCCATTTTATCTTCTTCTTCTTCTAGCAGTTGAATTCCACGGTGGTATCGGCCTTTATCGTCTTTGTGTTAAATGGGGATGGTTTGAAGGTGAACACGCAAAAGATTCTCGTAAAAATCTTAAAAAAGTTAAATGGGCTGTGACTGTATTTTTCTTAGCACTTGGTCTTTTAACACTTGCTGCGTATGTCAAAATCGGTTACGAGCACAGAAATAATGTTGGTGAAGCGTATAAACCAACGGCACAAGTAGAAGCAAGATATGATGTGAAGGTTAGGGCGTAAAAATGAACGTAAAATATTGTGATGCACTGGTAATCGGTGGTGGTTTAGCAGGTCTTAGAGCGGCGATTGCAACGCAATCTAAAGGTCTTAGCACAACAGTTTTAAGTCTTTGTCCAGTTAAGAGATCTCACTCTGCTGCGGCACAAGGTGGTATGCAAGCAAGTCTTGGTAACTCAAAAATGAGTAGAGGTGACAACGAAGATGTTCACTTTGCTGATACTGTAAAAGGTAGTGACTGGGGTTGTGACCAAGAAGTTGCACGTATGTTCGTTACCGTTGCTCCTAAAGCTATCCGTGAGTTAGCTGGTTGGGGTGTGCCTTGGACAAGAATTGCTAAAGGTAGCAGAGAAGCTATCATTAATGCTGAGAGAACGACTATCGTTGAAGACGAAGAAGTACATGGTTATATCCACTCTCGTGACTTTGGTGGTACTAAAAAATGGAGAACCTGTTATACAGCGGATGCTACAGGCCATACCATGCTTTTTGGTGTTGCGAACGAAGCGTTGAAACTTGACGTAAATATTGAAGATAGAAAAGAAGCGATTGCGCTTATTCATGAAAACAACCGTTGTTACGGTGCGATTGTAAGAGATCTAGTAACTGGCGAGCTTTGGGCTTACGTTGCTAAAGGTACTTTGATTGCAACAGGCGGTTACGGTAGACTTTACAAACAAACAACCAATGCGGTTATTTGTGATGGTATTGGTGCTGCTATTGCTCTTGAGACAGGTGTTGCGACACTTGGTAACATGGAAGCAGTACAATTCCACCCAACCCCAATTGTTCCTTCAGGTATCCTTTTAACAGAAGGCTGTAGAGGTGATGGTGGTCTATTACGTGACGTTGATGGTCATAGATTTATGCCAGACTACGAGCCAGAGAAAAAAGAACTTGCAAGTCGTGACGTTGTAAGTCGTCGTATGATGGAACACATCCGTAAAGGTAAAGGTGTTAAATCTCCATATGGCGAGCACTTGTGGTTAGATATCTCTATTCTTGGTCGTGCACATATTGAGCGAAACCTAAGAGATGTACAAGAAATTTGTCAAATCTTTAACGGTATCGATCCTGCGGATGAAGGTCCAAAAGGCTGGGCACCAGTTCTTCCAATGCAACACTACTCAATGGGTGGTATTAGAACAAAAGCAACCGGTGAGTCTCCAACACTTTCAGGTCTCTTCTCTGCTGGTGAAGCTGCTTGTTGGGATATGCACGGATTTAACCGCCTTGGTGGTAACTCTGTAAGTGAAACCGTTGTTGCTGGTATGATCGTTGGTGATTATTTTGCTGACTATTGTTTAGCAAATGAAGTGAATGTTAACACTGCAACGATTGAAAAAGCAATTAAAAAACAAAAAGAATTCATTGATCATTTGTTGACTAACAAAGGTAAATATAATATCTTTGAAATCAAAAACAGAATGAGAGATATTATGTGGGAAAAAGTTGCAATTTTCCGTGATGGCAAAGGTCTTGCTGAAGCGGTTAATGAACTTGAAGAACTTCTCAAAAAATCTCATGATGTTAATGTTAAATCTAAAACAGCATCTGCAAACCCAGAACTTGAAGAAGCATACCGTGTTCCTATGATGCTTAAACTTGCTCTTTGTGTAGCAGTTGGTGCAAGAGATAGAACAGAGAGTCGTGGTGCTCACTATAGAGAAGACTTCCTTAAACGTGATGATCTTAACTGGTTAAGCCGTACACTAACTTCATGGAAAGAGGGTTCTACTCTTCCAACAGTTACGTATGAACCACTTGACATTATGAAAATGGAAATTCCACCAGCATTCCGTGGTTACGGTGTTAAAGGAAATATTATCGAGCATCCTGTTAGTGCACAAAGACAAGAGGTTGTTGATAAAATTCGTGAAGAGATGGAAGCAGCAGGCAAAGACAGACATGAGATCCAAGATGCGCTTATGCCATTTGAGCTTCAACCATATTATAAAGCTAAAAATGAGAGATTTGGAGATGCAAAATGAGTAGAACTATTACCATAAGGGCTATGAAATATAACCCACAATCAAAACTTTCTAAAGCGCATTTTGCAGAGTACAAACTTGAAGAAACAGACGGTATGACACTGTTTATCGCGCTTACAAAAATTCGCGAGACAATGGACGCTGACCTTTCTTTTGACTTTGTATGCCGTGCAGGTATCTGCGGAAGTTGTGGTATGATGGTTAATGGAACTCCTAGACTTGCATGCCGTACTTTGACAAAAGATTTTAAAGATGGTGTTATTCAATTAATGCCTATGCCAGCATTCAAACTTATCAAAGATCTTTCTGTTGATACAGGTAACTGGATGAATGGTATGAGTAAACGTGTTGAGAGTTGGATTCACACAAACCACAAACCTGACATTTCTAAACTTGAAGCGCCTATGGAGCCAAAATTGGCTGATGAGACCTTTGAGCTTGATCGTTGTATCGAATGTGGTATCTGTGTTGCAGCATGTGGTACAAAATTGATGAGACCAAACTTTATTGGTGCCGTTGGTTTGAACCGTGTTGCTCGTTTTGCAATGGATCCACACGATGAAAGAACCGATGAAGACTTCTATGAGCTTGTCGGTGATGATGATGGAATCTTTGGATGTATGAGTCTTGTTGCGTGCGAAGACAACTGTCCAAAACACTTACCACTTCAATCAAAAATTGCTTATATGAGAAGAAAGCTAGTCGCTCTCAAATAAGTTTGCCTTTTTTCTAAGGGATAAGACACTTGTCTTATCCCTTGCCTTAATCTTGACATTTAGTCTTGCTTTTTTGTTTCTCTTATAAGAAATATTGATATAATCAAAAAAACTTTAAAGATAGTATCCCATGCATGTCATCAATGATTTTTTCTTACTCATTTGGGGTGAGAGGTTAAGCCAACACGCTGTTTTCGATGAAAAACATAAAACCCTCCTCGATCAAACCCTATCAACTGCTTTTGATAACTTCTGTGATGGTGTCGCCATCTTGCTTATCACAAGCCCTCAGAATTTTGCCAATATGGCAACCCTTGAAGAACCTAAAACTGCTTTAAATACACTGTTTCAACAATCAACCTTTAGTAAAGAAACCATACAATATGCTCAAAGCCAACTGCTTGGCTATCTGCTATTTCTTGGCAATTTACAGATCAATCATGCGATTCTTAAACGCTTAGAACTTTTAAAAAAAGAGGGGATTATCTCCTATGACACTGTACGTTCCTTAGGCAGTATTCTCGGTCTTATTGAAGAGAAAAAAATCGAAGTGGCATCTTTACATGTAAAGAGTGCAACAACACAAGAAAATTACTACAAAACAGCACTTCATAGGCTTTTAACTGCCATTGAAAATCTAAAACTTGCAGTTGAATCTCCACGCTTAAGTGAGCGTTTACATGTAATCCCTGAACGCTTAGAAAATCAACGTTTTTCCATCGGTATTACAGGCGTTATGAACGCGGGTAAATCTACCATGCTCAATGCGCTTTTAGGCCAAGAGGTTTTAGGCACTTCCGTTGTTCCAGAGACCGCAAACCTAACACTTATAAAATACGCTAAAAATCCTTACGCCGTTGTCAACTTTTGGAATGCCAAAGAGTGGAGCAAGATCGAGGAGGGTGCTAAAAGCCTTAAAAGTTTAGAGATTTTTGTTAAAGAGAGTCGTGAGCATTTTGGTGAAAAATTTAGTACATTAGTAACGCCAAAAGGTGAAAGTGAGTCCATTTCAGTCGAAGATTTAGCACTTTACACTTCCGCAAAACATTCCGATAAAAAATGCAATCTCGTCAAAAGTGTTGAACTCTACACCGATCTTAAATTTGTCCAAGATGGCGTCCAAATCGTGGATACGCCAGGCCTTGATGACCCTGTGGTTCAGCGTGAAGAGATTACCCTTGAATACTTAAGCGAATGCGATTTGATGATCCATCTGATGAACGCAGCACAAGCAGCAACACAAAAAGATGTAGATTTCATCATTGATGCTTTGTTATACCGCAATGTGGCGCGTTTACTAATCGTCATTACACGTATCGATGCGATTAAAGAGAAAGAGCTTGCGGAGGTCATCGCCTATACCAAACGAAGCATCGAAGCACGTCTAAAAGAGCAAAACAAGGGTGCAAAACTCGATGAGATTATTGCCAAAATTGTCTTTATCCCAATTGCAGGAAAACTGGCTCTGATGCATAAATTGGGTCAAGCAGATGAAGCTCTTGCCCTTGGTTATGATATGGAGCGCACAGGTTTACCTCTGGTGGAAGCATACCTTGAAGATGTTCTTTTTGGTGCAAACAGTCAAAAAGCCAATCTCATTATCTCTGCCAATTGTAAAGAGATTGAATCTGTCATTAGCGAATCCATGACATCGTTTGAGCAAGAACTTCACTTCTTAAATATTTCGCATGAAGAGATCGAACAAGCATACGCCAAAAATCAAGAAGAAAAAAAGGTGATGGCAAGCTTTTTGGAGCAAATCAAAATCAGTATCGCTCAAAATAAAGAAGAGATGCAACACTACTTTAGCACCCTTCAAAAATTTGCAAACAATCGCCTCGATACACTTCAAAATGTTGTGAAAAGGCGAATTACAGACGATGTAAGTTATGAATTTAGTAAAAATAAAAAAGCACCCAAAGAAGAACGCATCGGCTCTATTATTGAAACGGCAATCAAAGATGGCATGGTCGATCTTGTTCGTGACTACCGCTACGAATTTCAAAAAAAGATGCAAAGTTCCTTAGAGTATATGGATGCAAAGTATGGTGAGTTTAAAAGTGATGCGGGAGCACATCATTTTGATGCTAGAGCTTTTTGTGAAGAGCATTTAGGCTCACTTTTGATTTTTAAAAATAGCACGGTGATTATTGCTGGTGTGAATGATGCTATTAAAAAATACGGTAAAAATGACCTTAGTACACTTTCATCACTGCTTGATACACTTTTTGGTACAGAATTTTCAGGTATCAAAGAGATGCTTGGCGAAAAACTGCAGAAAGTTAACCAAGAGCTTTTAGGCTCATTTGTAAGCCTCTGTGAAGCACCTGCTCGTCTCATAGAAGAAAGGTTCAGTGCTGAAGAAGAGTTGATTGAACGTGCAATGCATCAGATGAAAGATGCAACACTTAACCGTGAGGCGCGCATTTTAGAGATCAAAGAAAAAGAGCGTGTGATGGGTATAGTACTCAATGATTTAAGTGCAACAAAGGAGCCAAAATGAGTCTACTAGAGAGTTTTGTCGCTTCGTATAAAGAGCACTTTTTAAAAGTGGTACCCCAGTTTGATGCAACGCTTTTAGGCGCACTTAAAAAAGTACAGTATGTGCTTCTTGCAGAACACCAACTTCCGTCTATCCAACTTAAAAAAGCACTTGATCGTCTTCAAATGCGTTCAGAAGAGCCGATGAAAGTCGCCATCACAGGGCAATTTTCAAGTGGAAAATCAACGTTTCTCAACGCTCTTTTAGCCAAAAGTATTTTACCAACAGGTATCACGCCTGTAACGTCCAAAGTCAATTACATTCGCTATGGCGAAGAGTTTAAGATTCGTGTGCGCTACAAAGATGGCAGAGATGAGTACCATGACATCAACACAATTGCTCATTTTACAGATCAGAGAGAACATGTCGAAGATATTGCGTATCTTGTATTGTATGCCCCACTCAACATTCTCAAAGACGTTGTATTTGTCGATACTCCAGGTCTTAACTCACAAGCCGCAACCGATACGCAAACGACCGAGAAAGTACTCAAAGAGGTCGATGGTATTATCTGGTTGACACTTATCGACAATGCAGGAAAAATGAGTGAGCTTCAAGTTTTGGAAGAGTACCTTGGTAAGTACCAAAACAAATCGCTTTGCGTACTCAATCAAAAAGATAAATTTACGCCACAACAAATCGAAGAGACGACCAACTATGTTAAAACAGCGTTTAAAGAGTTTTTTAGCGATGTCATTCCTATCTCGGCACGTCAAGCTTTAGAATCACGCAGCCATGACAAAAAAGTGATGATGGAAGAGAAGCTTGATGAGTTTATGCATGATTTACATGTAAAGCTTCAAAGCGGTGGAGAGAAGCTAGATTTTGCTGGTGTTGAGCACGATTTTAAAGCGTATCAAGCCACGCTTGATTCTATTTTGCAAAGTGACTTGGGTGCAAATCTCAAACTCTTGGAAGAGTCAAACATCGACAAAGTTTTAGATTTCATTCGTAACGAAATTCAGCCTAAATCAACACAATCCAAAGAGTTTGCTATTACCAAAGAGATTAAAGATATTTCTACCAAACTTATTGCGCAACATCAGCTGTTCTTAGCCATTTACGATGAGCTTTTAGACGAAATTGTACGTTTTGAAGCCGAAGCTAAAAATCTTTTTTCTGAGCTTAAAGGTAAGTTCTCACATGATCTTAAAAGTGCATTTATGCGTATTGAGCAAATTATTGAAACCATCGCTGATGCCATTTACAATCAAATCACAACCGAAAAACAGATTCGTTATGAAGCGCAAAAAGCAGGGCTTTTTAGTAAGCATGCAACCTACATGCCCTTTGAGTACCAAGCGCCTAAAATTAACTCCGATCTTATTTATAAAAGTCTTTTTTATGAAGAGAATCTCATCGGTAAGATGTTTAAACAGTACGTACGAAATCTTCTCTCCATTCAAAATGAAGTCAACGATAAAAACCGTTTGGTGTACCGCTCACTCGAGCAGGGCATTTTAAAATGGCAAACACCGTATGAGGTAATCCGTAAAAATGAAGAGCTTCACTCTGATATTGAATTTGCCAATATGCGTCGTTTTGCTTCTAAGGCGTACGAGAGCATCTTAAAGCCTTTTAACGATGAGATTGCAAACTCCTACGCGAAGATCAGCTCTGAGTTTAACCATCTTTCCAGTGCAGTGAGTTTTAACTACCAAAATGCAACCGAAGTGTGTGTAGCGTTTTTGGAAAACAAGATCGAAAAGTCGGCAAAACTCTACGAAGAAAATCCAACAAAATTTTCACTCTATGTACCCAAGCTTGATGAGATTAAAGAGCGTCTTCGAACATCGTTTCATCTCTATGAGCTTGAAAATATGATGAATACAAAAAATACGTTTCTCAATAAAGATTATGACCGCTTGATCAGCCAATTTACAGCGATTAAAGAAGAAAAAGTAGCGTTTTTAGAAGAGCGAAAAGCAAGACATTTCCGAATGATTGAGACGATTGAAAGTCTCTTAAAAGAGGTTGGCTAAAAAGCCAAACCTCTTTACATGTAATGTTTTTCTTTGAGTAGTTTGTAGAGCTTAAGAAGTGAAATAAAGAGCGTTGTAATCGCAGGTCCTAGTATCATTCCCCAAAAACCAAACGTTGTAAGTCCCGCAAAAATAGCGAAGAAAATCAAAAGCTCGTTGACATTGGTTGGTGTTTTGACCATCTTGTCATTGATGTACTTGATGATGAGTGGTTTGATAAAGGTGTCTGCAATGATGGAAATCACCACAATCGAATAAGTCGCGATAATAATCGCCGTGGTTGTATTGCCATGTGCTACTTCAATTGCACAGAGTGGAATCCACATAAGCGCTCCTCCAATAACAGGAATGAGCGATGCAAAACCGTAAAAAATCCCCAGTAAAAGCCCATCATAGCCAAAGTACATACCGATGAATGAGAACAGCGCACCTTGAAAAATGGCGCTGAGCAAAATGGAGTAGAAAACCACACTCATCACATTGGTTACTTCAGAAAAAACGATGTTTACCTCTTTGGCATCAATGGGCATCACGCTTTTAAAATAATCCACTAAATCTTTACCATTCAGAAGTGCAAAAAAGAAAAAGACAACAATCAGAAGCATATCTTTTAAAAAGCCAGCACTATTTTTACCGATAGATCCAAGATAAGAAAGAGCCGTGCTTGAGAGCTGAGCGATGTTCAGTGAGTTGATGAAATCATCCAAAGGTGCTTGCATAAAAGCCAGAGGTGCAGGCAGTTGGTAATCAAGGGTATGCAGATACGCTTGAACGCGCTCAATCATTGAAAAATCAAAATTGTTCACAATGCTACCAACCGAAGTGATAGTATAGACGATAGGACCAAAGAGAAGCAAGGAAAGAAGCATTGTGGATAAAACAGCTGCAAGATGCCTATTTTTAGTGAGCCCATGGAGTTTGAGGTTGAGATTGTATGTAGCCATTGCGAGCAGAGATGCAATAGCAATAATCATCAAAAAAGGCTGATAAAGTTTAATAATTGAAAAGAGAACGGCTAAGAAAATAGCCGTTAAAAAAAAGCGATGTTCATTCATACATTATCCTCAAAGAGTGTGCTTTGTAATACTGGTGGTGTGAGACGAAAAAGCTCATACGTTTTAGTTGTTGCAATTCTTCCGCGTGCTGTTCGTTCAATGTAACTGTTCGCAAGCAAGTAAGGCTCAATGACATCTTCAATGGTTCCTTC
It contains:
- the lgt gene encoding prolipoprotein diacylglyceryl transferase; the encoded protein is MLFWNNIYSQFDPVAFKLGPIAVHWYGLMYMLALLGALYAAKWFVKRDNLGFTNQILESYFIWIEIGIVLGARIGYILFYDPHVDYYLSNPWQMFNPFMDGTFVGIRGMSYHGAIIGFFLGTWFFYLKHKINVWRLLDVVALSVPVGYIFGRIGNFLNQELFGRPTDVAWGIYVDGVLRHPSQLYEALLEGLMVFVVLYFYRNFKKYDGELIALYGFFYSLGRFIAEFWREPDFQIGFVYGEWMSKGQALSILMIIASLLLYGFIIKRGKRG
- a CDS encoding fumarate reductase cytochrome b subunit; protein product: MSDLLEGFLGTSVEGKKSRVPAKLDYVQSATGLFLGLFMWGHMFFVSTILISKDFMYTITKMFEGSLFLSEPQPIIVSAIVLFVFAVFIVHAMLGMRKLPITFRQYQAYKTHMGMMKHDDTTMWFTQAFTGFAMFFLGSAHLFTMAVQADKIGPFGSADRMYSEFMWPFYLLLLLAVEFHGGIGLYRLCVKWGWFEGEHAKDSRKNLKKVKWAVTVFFLALGLLTLAAYVKIGYEHRNNVGEAYKPTAQVEARYDVKVRA
- a CDS encoding fumarate reductase flavoprotein subunit, which codes for MNVKYCDALVIGGGLAGLRAAIATQSKGLSTTVLSLCPVKRSHSAAAQGGMQASLGNSKMSRGDNEDVHFADTVKGSDWGCDQEVARMFVTVAPKAIRELAGWGVPWTRIAKGSREAIINAERTTIVEDEEVHGYIHSRDFGGTKKWRTCYTADATGHTMLFGVANEALKLDVNIEDRKEAIALIHENNRCYGAIVRDLVTGELWAYVAKGTLIATGGYGRLYKQTTNAVICDGIGAAIALETGVATLGNMEAVQFHPTPIVPSGILLTEGCRGDGGLLRDVDGHRFMPDYEPEKKELASRDVVSRRMMEHIRKGKGVKSPYGEHLWLDISILGRAHIERNLRDVQEICQIFNGIDPADEGPKGWAPVLPMQHYSMGGIRTKATGESPTLSGLFSAGEAACWDMHGFNRLGGNSVSETVVAGMIVGDYFADYCLANEVNVNTATIEKAIKKQKEFIDHLLTNKGKYNIFEIKNRMRDIMWEKVAIFRDGKGLAEAVNELEELLKKSHDVNVKSKTASANPELEEAYRVPMMLKLALCVAVGARDRTESRGAHYREDFLKRDDLNWLSRTLTSWKEGSTLPTVTYEPLDIMKMEIPPAFRGYGVKGNIIEHPVSAQRQEVVDKIREEMEAAGKDRHEIQDALMPFELQPYYKAKNERFGDAK
- a CDS encoding fumarate reductase iron-sulfur subunit; amino-acid sequence: MSRTITIRAMKYNPQSKLSKAHFAEYKLEETDGMTLFIALTKIRETMDADLSFDFVCRAGICGSCGMMVNGTPRLACRTLTKDFKDGVIQLMPMPAFKLIKDLSVDTGNWMNGMSKRVESWIHTNHKPDISKLEAPMEPKLADETFELDRCIECGICVAACGTKLMRPNFIGAVGLNRVARFAMDPHDERTDEDFYELVGDDDGIFGCMSLVACEDNCPKHLPLQSKIAYMRRKLVALK
- a CDS encoding dynamin family protein, whose protein sequence is MHVINDFFLLIWGERLSQHAVFDEKHKTLLDQTLSTAFDNFCDGVAILLITSPQNFANMATLEEPKTALNTLFQQSTFSKETIQYAQSQLLGYLLFLGNLQINHAILKRLELLKKEGIISYDTVRSLGSILGLIEEKKIEVASLHVKSATTQENYYKTALHRLLTAIENLKLAVESPRLSERLHVIPERLENQRFSIGITGVMNAGKSTMLNALLGQEVLGTSVVPETANLTLIKYAKNPYAVVNFWNAKEWSKIEEGAKSLKSLEIFVKESREHFGEKFSTLVTPKGESESISVEDLALYTSAKHSDKKCNLVKSVELYTDLKFVQDGVQIVDTPGLDDPVVQREEITLEYLSECDLMIHLMNAAQAATQKDVDFIIDALLYRNVARLLIVITRIDAIKEKELAEVIAYTKRSIEARLKEQNKGAKLDEIIAKIVFIPIAGKLALMHKLGQADEALALGYDMERTGLPLVEAYLEDVLFGANSQKANLIISANCKEIESVISESMTSFEQELHFLNISHEEIEQAYAKNQEEKKVMASFLEQIKISIAQNKEEMQHYFSTLQKFANNRLDTLQNVVKRRITDDVSYEFSKNKKAPKEERIGSIIETAIKDGMVDLVRDYRYEFQKKMQSSLEYMDAKYGEFKSDAGAHHFDARAFCEEHLGSLLIFKNSTVIIAGVNDAIKKYGKNDLSTLSSLLDTLFGTEFSGIKEMLGEKLQKVNQELLGSFVSLCEAPARLIEERFSAEEELIERAMHQMKDATLNREARILEIKEKERVMGIVLNDLSATKEPK
- a CDS encoding dynamin family protein codes for the protein MSLLESFVASYKEHFLKVVPQFDATLLGALKKVQYVLLAEHQLPSIQLKKALDRLQMRSEEPMKVAITGQFSSGKSTFLNALLAKSILPTGITPVTSKVNYIRYGEEFKIRVRYKDGRDEYHDINTIAHFTDQREHVEDIAYLVLYAPLNILKDVVFVDTPGLNSQAATDTQTTEKVLKEVDGIIWLTLIDNAGKMSELQVLEEYLGKYQNKSLCVLNQKDKFTPQQIEETTNYVKTAFKEFFSDVIPISARQALESRSHDKKVMMEEKLDEFMHDLHVKLQSGGEKLDFAGVEHDFKAYQATLDSILQSDLGANLKLLEESNIDKVLDFIRNEIQPKSTQSKEFAITKEIKDISTKLIAQHQLFLAIYDELLDEIVRFEAEAKNLFSELKGKFSHDLKSAFMRIEQIIETIADAIYNQITTEKQIRYEAQKAGLFSKHATYMPFEYQAPKINSDLIYKSLFYEENLIGKMFKQYVRNLLSIQNEVNDKNRLVYRSLEQGILKWQTPYEVIRKNEELHSDIEFANMRRFASKAYESILKPFNDEIANSYAKISSEFNHLSSAVSFNYQNATEVCVAFLENKIEKSAKLYEENPTKFSLYVPKLDEIKERLRTSFHLYELENMMNTKNTFLNKDYDRLISQFTAIKEEKVAFLEERKARHFRMIETIESLLKEVG
- a CDS encoding AI-2E family transporter; its protein translation is MNEHRFFLTAIFLAVLFSIIKLYQPFLMIIAIASLLAMATYNLNLKLHGLTKNRHLAAVLSTMLLSLLLFGPIVYTITSVGSIVNNFDFSMIERVQAYLHTLDYQLPAPLAFMQAPLDDFINSLNIAQLSSTALSYLGSIGKNSAGFLKDMLLIVVFFFFALLNGKDLVDYFKSVMPIDAKEVNIVFSEVTNVMSVVFYSILLSAIFQGALFSFIGMYFGYDGLLLGIFYGFASLIPVIGGALMWIPLCAIEVAHGNTTTAIIIATYSIVVISIIADTFIKPLIIKYINDKMVKTPTNVNELLIFFAIFAGLTTFGFWGMILGPAITTLFISLLKLYKLLKEKHYM